The Malus domestica chromosome 10, GDT2T_hap1 nucleotide sequence TAATTGAACCACTTTTTCCAATAATACAACCAATAAATTTAGATGGAATAAGAAGCCGAATTGACACAgagtcatcatcttcatcatttatCTTCTCCTGCAGCAAAAGAACAGCTTCCACTGCCATGGATTTTAGATCATCAGGTGACTGCCAAAAAAGAAACCCAACATGATCAACATGTCCAAGAAGATGAATGCCAAGCGCTGTTGTGAGGCCCATAGAAAAATACTAGTTCAGATTATTCACAATTTAATAAACCAACACAATGTTGACatttaacttttaaaagttGAGGAATGTATTATAATAAGTCTTTCTTGCAATGAAATCTATATTTTTGACAGTCTAACGGTTAATAAACATGAGCTCATGCTCAGAGAAAGATCCTGGAATTGCTGATGTCTGCACAAAACCAGCAACAATAGCAAAAAATTGATAGAATATTCCAGGTTATTTTGTCCTGCAAAATACTATGCAGAcacataacaaaacaaaaatagaaataCTGAACCCTTTAGTGGAAAATGCATTTATACCGAGCTCTTCCCAAATTTTGTTCTTTATAAATCTACCAAAACATAAAGAATAAGAATACCATCGCAGTCATACTTCCATTGCAGTAATAGTAATAGTATTCTATCATGGTCATACCTCTGTTGCAGTAACACTGATTACACACTCATCACGGTCCTTGGTATCATCAACCTCAATACGAGCACCACTCGCCTGCCTTATGCTTTTAATGGTGCCCCCACCCTTGCCAATTACACGACCAATCTTGTCAAAGGGACACAATACTTGCACAATTAACTCCTCAGATCGAGAGGCAACACCAAAACCAGAAACTAAAGGAAGGGCAGATGAATACAGGGGCCATGTACTCCCTTTATCCGTGTAACCCTGAAGATCCTGTAAAGGTGTAGCACCTATGATTGGAGGTACAGCTCTAGAAGGGACAATAGGATCTCCACTTTGATATAGTCCACCTGGTTGATAAATAGGGACATCCGATGGGATAATTATACTTGGCAGGGCCTCTGGTATTGATGTCTCAAGAGAAATCTCTTCCTTCGGAGCAAACTTGTACATAATTGCAGAAACTGCAAACAATGCTTTTTTAACTGCTTCTGATTCTCCGTTTATCTGTTTGCAAAGGGAAATGAACTCTTACAGAAAAATATTACTGGATAAGAAGTTAACTTAACAGAAAAGTGAAACATCTGGAGCAAAATTTGCAAGCGTGTAAACATATTACATTTTATGCACAAAGAAGGTCCATTTAGCACACCAGTTAAGGAACTTCATATTAAAATTTTCTAACACCGTCTAGAAAAGACTGTTCATTCCGACTATTGTATGCTACTATGAGAGTGTAAACATACCCAAATAATTCATAAACACAAGAAATATGAAAACAATTCTATACCAAGGGCAAGGCAGCAAATATGAACTAAAGAGCTACTGTACTGACTGGGTGCCTTTGAAAACAAGAATTAAAATGCCTACTTGCACAAGCAAAACATTGAGGAATTATTCTTATTTAATAACAAATACTAACCATAAGAAAATTGTCAAAGTCCATAGCGCAAGAATGTGTTGGATCAGTGGCATCTTTTGCAACAATCTTAATGTTGGTCCTCGTCTTGCTTCTCAGTTTCTTTATAGTTGACCCCGCCTTACCAATAATATTTGCAGACTGGCTAGAAGGAACAAGAATTTGGCAGTCCTCCCTACTATCCCTCCGTCTCTTATCCAAATCCCCAACACTAGCCAATGCATTCGAAATTGCAGAGTGAACTCTAAGAAGAGCATCCTGGGCAGCACACAAAGGCTCCATATCATTGAACTCATCATCAACCTCAACCTCTTCCTTATCCTTAACATAGCTATAAATAGTTATTACCCTCTCTTTCGCACCAGGAAATGGGTCCACAACCTTGATTTTCGCTCTAGTATCTTGGCGAATCAAGTTGATGACTTTCCCACTCTTGCCAATAACACTCCCAATAACCCCACCAGGGCATAGAATCCTATAAACCACCAAATCATCACTACCCTTTTCGTCTCGGTCATTGAATCGTCTCTTTTGGTTCCTGTTTCCCCCATCATGGTCTCTCTGCGACCGATACCGCTTACCCGTCTCCCCCATTGTTCCTCTGGATTGGTTTTTCCTCCTACCAcgccaaaataaaaataaaataaaataaaaaactgggCACTCACCTAAATTACAACTGAAAAACAATAAGCAGATAAAAGAACGAACAAAATTTGATTGAAATTGTATTGGATTGCCTT carries:
- the LOC103435007 gene encoding KH domain-containing protein At4g18375; translated protein: MGETGKRYRSQRDHDGGNRNQKRRFNDRDEKGSDDLVVYRILCPGGVIGSVIGKSGKVINLIRQDTRAKIKVVDPFPGAKERVITIYSYVKDKEEVEVDDEFNDMEPLCAAQDALLRVHSAISNALASVGDLDKRRRDSREDCQILVPSSQSANIIGKAGSTIKKLRSKTRTNIKIVAKDATDPTHSCAMDFDNFLMINGESEAVKKALFAVSAIMYKFAPKEEISLETSIPEALPSIIIPSDVPIYQPGGLYQSGDPIVPSRAVPPIIGATPLQDLQGYTDKGSTWPLYSSALPLVSGFGVASRSEELIVQVLCPFDKIGRVIGKGGGTIKSIRQASGARIEVDDTKDRDECVISVTATESPDDLKSMAVEAVLLLQEKINDEDDDSVSIRLLIPSKFIGCIIGKSGSIINEIRKRTKADVRISKADKPRGADANELVEVAGDPSSLRDALIQIVLRLRDNVLKDRDDGLNTSGGAESMYSGGPALSMPSVLPSVPPISSMRYDQRAESGSGLGLLSSGSLYGYGSVSMGENGYGSISSYSSKLYGRSALPPPSTLEMLVPVNAVGKVMGKGGANIANIRKISGAMVEISESKSSRGDHVAHISGTPEQMRTAENLIEAFIMAP